Within Coturnix japonica isolate 7356 chromosome 13, Coturnix japonica 2.1, whole genome shotgun sequence, the genomic segment CCCTGTTCCTTGGTGGATATGgcctctgtatttcttttgccCAGACTGACGTCTTTCCCATCACTCCTCAGACATGCTGCAGAGACAAGGGCCTCATGCACAGATTCATCCACCGAGCTGCTAGGTGGGACAAAAGCCCCTCCTGCCTCAGCAGCACGTGCCCCTCAGCACTCACCCAGTGAGAAGATTTCCCAGAGGAGGACCCCAAAGGACCAGACGTCACTCTGGGTAGTGTAAACCTTGTCAAAGATGCTCTCTGGAGCCATCCACTTCAGTGGGAGACGGgcctgcaggaaggagaggCAATGCAGAACTGTTCATTCAAGAACCAGAGACAATAGCCCTGATCCTTCCTCCATGGAGGAGTGGAGGTTTGGTGAAGCCAGAAGGAGGGATGAAGACACTGGAAGAGTATAAAGATAGAGGAGTGCTGAtgggctgagcagcagaaggaaggagacaaaTCTGGTGGTGATGGAAGACTGCACCTCCATCATCAGGCCAATGGTTCCTGGTCCCAGCCACAAATGATTCCACTCCTGCCTTTTTCTATCTTCCTTAGTTTAGTCCATCCCCAAGATGGTACTCACACTGCCTTTTCTGACATAATCAGGGTCTTTGTAGATGTCTCGGGCCAAGCCAAAATCACAGATCTTGACCACATTGTTCTCAGACAGCAGGATGTTGCGAGCTGCTAGATCTCTGTGGATGCACTGAAGGCacatgaagaggaagaagcaaaatcAGAGGGACAGGAACTGCCATCATAAAGTGCAGAGCATTCCCTTCCCTTATTCTTCCCTTGCTAACCCGAGCTGTAATaggagaactggggaggtgagaaggaactaaaaataaagatttttaaaggaGATAAATAAGGGGTTGACAGAATGCAATACAGCCAAGTTCCCACCTTTGTATGTCTGTAacccagctgtgtgcagggtttTGTAGTAATAAATCATAAAATGATTTCACAAACTGGGACGTGAAACTGGAAACAGCCAGTCAAAGAGACTGGCTGTCCATGGGAACctgtacatacatacacacatgaTCTGTGATTACAACAGACCACACCAGGCCATCTCCAGTCAGGCATGCACAAAAGAAGAATAGAGGATGGGAAGGTGTGTGCTCACCTTTCTGGAGGAGAGGAACTCCATGCCACTTGCTACCTGGAAGCTGTAGCAGATCAGGTCCTCCATTGTCAAGGGACTTTGCCACAAGTCATCCACTGTCCAGGGGTACAAAAACATGGTTAGACATTGAGTTGTCTTGTGTCCCACTTGCTGCTCTCTAGAACTGCAGGATACATACAGCCCCAGGGTGAGATACTAGATAGTCCTGTATGGCTATAAGGGACTCTGAAGGTCAGATCATCATTCCTGCCAAGGGAGGACCCACTGAGAAACCCCTTCTGTTCATCTTTCTTTAAGccaaaaaataaatctaaattaaTTTAACCATTCCTTTAGGGTTTCTGAAGTCCATTACAAGAGACAGGAGATTAATACAATAGCCCTGTTGAGGGAATTGCCACACAGCAGTGGAGAGATGAGCTCTGTGGATGGGTCCCTGCTGCCCACTGCCATGCTGTAGCCCATTCTCCAGTTTAAGCAAGTCTGTCATTTTCTTGGCAAGCCAGGTGAGGTATTACCTTCCTGGATTGGCTGTGCTGTCTGGCTCTTGTGCATCAGAAAGCGGTTGAAGAGAGCACTGTCACTAGTCCCAGACCGACTCCTTCTGTCTGCTCTCACTGCCTCCACAATGGACTGGACCTGAATACGCAGCCTGGGTGACTTCTCCTGGcaagaagataaaagcaaaaacctcAGCAGGCAACACACACAGCATCCCCTGCACCCATGAGCTGCACAGTCATGTCCTGCTCTTAGACTGTAATTCTGGCCTGGAAGCATTTATCCTCCTCCgcagaaagaaatttcttcccTGATGCTGCAGTGAACCAGCATCTCTGTGAAAAACTGACATACTGCCAGACAGAGGCTGTCTTTCCCTCATTGTTAGATTATGTTTCTGAATGCATGTCTTCCCCCCCTATCCATGGGGCAGTTCCTAGGGATAAAGGAGGTTACTTACCCTGTAGGGACTGAATCCTTCTCGCTTGGTCCGCAGGTAATTGGAGAGGTTGCCATACTTGCAGAACTCAACGATAACCATGAGTGGACCTAATGAGAGCAGGGGAAGAGACAAGGATCTGCAATAGCCACAATTTGCCCTGATTCACATTATATCAGCCTTGCTGAGCAGTGGCACCAGGGCTAGGCACACACACCCCCACGTATCCCCACAGTCACATATATGGCCAGAAGAAATGGCACAGGGGATGAGCAGTGATATCTGGGAGCAGGCTCAGCCTGTTGCCCTGTGATATTTACCATTGGGTTTGGTACAGGCTCCCAGCAAATTCACAACATTGAGATGATGCCCAATGTGAATGAGGATTTTCAGCTCTGACATCAGTGCCTTCTGTTCACTTGCAGTAGCTCCctctggaaacaaacaaaccacatcaCGGTGATGCCTCCTCAcagctttttctctccccctgCCACTCTCTCCTAGCACAGTGATAATGTCAGTCTTGTTGGAGATTGCAATCCCAAAGCCTTCCTACATTTTGTTACTGCTTATTTCCAAATTGAATAGCAGAGCCTTGTCTTTAATGCTGTAATGCAGGAGCAAGGATCCAAAGCAAGAACACAACCTGTGTCCAACACAATTTTCCTTCTGATAGCCGTGCAGAGAAAAAGATCACTTGAGGCTTACATACAGATGCACACGTTTGAATCTCTGCCCTTTTAGCCTCCAAGCAGGGATAATGAGCTGTAAAACCGTTTGAAGggaaattagaaacaaaaaggCTTTTGATCGTGACTGAAGGCAGGACTGCCTCAACTCCAACCTTTTGAGAAGGCCTTTTGATAATTCCTTTCCAATAGCAAGCACAGGGTTGTGCTCctgccagctctctgctgccttttctcccTGAGTGTTTAATTCACACCAATTCTTGCTCCTCTGTTTTACCCTCAAGGTTCATTCTCTGgttttatgtgcattttttcATGCCTTCCTGTATACATTTTACTTGGGAGTTTGCACATTTAGTTTGACAAAGAGAGAAGCATcttcctgagctgcagctgaagggcCAGGTAAGAGTCATGCATCAAAGAGCTGTAAAACAGCCTCATACAGCCAGGCTTCCCTCTGCTACTGATCTGCAGATCGTCTGTACACCTGCagtgtcagtgctgctgagccacaCCATGATTCAGTTTCTATATACAGGCCACTGCTGACCATGAACTGCCATAATGTTTTCTTGGTTACTGAATTACAGGATGATTACAAGGCAGGCTTTCCCTGTCATCCTTTGTATCCATGTGAACTGCATATTCTACGAGGCTGTCCTCATACCTTTCAGCATTTTGACTGCTACGGTCTCACAGCTGTTGCTTTTATTGATCCCAAAAGCAGATGCTTCCACCACCTTCCCAAAAGCACCGTGACCCAGGACTTTACCTATGAGCAAAGAGAGAGGCACCGTAAAGGAAAGCAGGTGCAGGATGGAGAATGAggctaaaaaacaacaacacaaaaaaccttACaggaaaacatggaaagaagaaagaaaaagagtcataaaggaaaaggaaggagtgCAATATTTGCCCTTCCCAGGTGGCTGCTTGCTTTAGAGGTGAGAATAAGAGAAAGGATGAAGGGAGGAACTGAGAGCTGGCATGGACAAAGTGGAGGAAGGAAATGGTCCTAATGTGGTGAGAGGCTGTTTGTTGCCCTCAAACAGAACAAGTGGAAAAGGTAAATAAGACACCTTGCAGCAGAACAGACAGGGCTAATGTCACTGCTCTGTGTCTCAGAGGAGGTCTGCAGCCCTTACACCTCTCCCAGACAGAGGGAAGAGATTGCAGATGGATGTCACAGCACGAGGACATCCTATCCCAGTCCTGAACTCAGGATATCTCCTATGAATTGGGCTGTTTTGCCCTGATTGTGTAAGAAATCTGGAGGGTGAGTTCCAGGGGCTGGTGGGAAGCTCTGCATGCAGCACGtgggggcagggatggggttCAGCTCACCCAGGCGCAGGCGGTCTCGTGGGAATTCCCACTTGCTGGCATCATAGGGCAGGCGCTCGCAGTGCTCATCTAAGGGCACTTCGTCAGGATCCATGATGATGGACAGGTAGCCGGTCTTGATGTCTGCATGGGCAGGCTGCAGGAATCACCCAACACAGTGCATGAGAAGATGCCTCCTTTGCCTCCTTCAACCCGCTTTCCCCTGGCAAAGGCTGTTCCATGTCCCCATCTTTACTACGTGCCCCATCCTTGGTTGACAGTCAGGGTGCTTGGAGCACTACTCAGCGACCTTCTTTCAGCAGACACTGTCACATAGCCCCACACCACAGCAATGGGGCTGCCCCAAGCCCATCTGAGCcccctcttcttccccagaATGAAGACAACCACGTACCCTTTTGATGTTACAGAAGATGAGGATAAGGAGGATCCAGAAGAAAACAGCGATGACCCCAGTCCCAATCAGGATGACAATCTCCACGTTGGTCTTGTCATCAGAgcctgtggggtggggggaaaagtGCAGTTTGAGAAAAGGCTTGGCTGTTTCTTGggatctgctccatgatgtGGGGAGACCAAGGAGCTGTGTGTTGACATGCTCCAATCAAATTATGCTCTGGACTACAGATGCTCTCAGTGCTTTCCCTGCCACCCTGCAGCCTGGCATCACAGGGAAGAGGCACGGGACCTCTGACACACCCCTACTTGGATGCTCTCATCCCTAGGGTGTGTTGTGTCTGCTGGTACCTTCTACAGAGACGCTAGCTGAGGAGTTCACGCAGCCCTTAGCGTTGCAGACGCTGCACAGGTAGAGCCCAGCATCCTCCTCCCTCACTCTCTGAATGCTCAGCCTCTGGTTGAAGTCTGCCAGATCAATTCCTGTAAGGCAAGGAAGGTTATGGAGGTCATTCAATAAGGAAAGGGGATTTAACTCGTTCAGGCAAAAAATAAGGCTTCTATTTTTTGGCCACTTCATTTTAGATGGCAGAATTAAATTGCACCAGCTCTCCTCTGTGGCTTATGGCTCCAGAACTACACTGGAAGGGCCTTCCTTAGGCAGTGTATGGAACAAAACCCGACAGACAAGGTTGGACTGGGAACAGTGCCTGGGTGCTCCAGCTGGTGTAccaagctctgctctgcctccagGACCTATTCCTTTCCCTCTGCCATATGCCTAGATCCTTCCCACATTCCTTCCATGGGATCTGAGTCAATCCCTGCATTAGCAGAGATGCCCGGCACTGAGCTGagtgcaagaagaaaaaggattcaGCTCTCTTTGCTGCCCACCTGAATGTACATGTGCACACAACGTTGATCCAGACCCTAGGGCACAGACTTGTCCACTGAGAGCACATCAAACCAGGGCAGAACATGATTAAAAACAGGATTCAGCTCTCTTTTCACCAGACATGGTACCTTGCCTTTGTTCCATCCCCAGCCCAATGTACCTGACACTTCTTCCACCAGTTTCTCATCTTTGTACCAGCTGATGTCAGGAACGTGGTTGCCATCCACCTTACAACGCATCTCTATGGAATCGCTGACGTTCACCCAAATGTCTGTCAGGTTCTGCTTGAGGCGGGGGATCTccagggctggaggagcagcacaaaACGGATTGATCAAAAGAATATCTGCATTCGTGGGGGACTTTGTGTCTATAACCCATTATTGGAGGGTGTCTTGGGACCCAGGTGCCTTTGCCACCTCGAGTTTAGCTTGCATGGCTTCCCCCAGGAATGGACTGGGAAGCTGACTGCAGCAAGAGTACCAGCAGCAAGTCACTCCCACCTGCCCTGCTGACCCTCACCCTGCACAGAGATGTATTTCTTGTGGCAGTGTTTCTCCCGGGTCTTCCTGTTCTGCACCTCACACACGTAGTCTCCCTCCTCGCCCAGGGAGATGTTGGGGATGGTCAGCAGCAAGGTGGCATCATTGGAGTCGGGCTGAAAGCGCAGCTCGCCCTGCATCTTGGTTGCGTAGTGGTGGACGTTCTTGCAGTCCAGAACCAGGGGGTTGCCCTCCTCATCGTGGAGCTTGGAAAGGTTCAGGCGATACCACTGCAGATTCTCGTAGGTGTAGTTGTCCGCATTGCAGCTCAGCTGTAGGTCCTGCCCCTCTATGGGCTCTTCTGAGGGCTGGGATTCGATCTCAAATCCATCTGGAATGGCttttgggaaggaaatgaaCACGTGGATGAGTTTTCTTGGCTTAGCTGCTGGATACAATTAAATTGACTCCTTGGGCTCAGCTCTCTGAGAACTCACTGTCCTCAGCCAGGGGTAAATGGAAACCACCCTGGAGCCTTTAACATGCAGGCTGCGAGCAActgacagctgcagctgagctgatgcTAAGGGCTGTGCTGAAGCCTCGGAGTCAAATTAAGATGGGTCACAAGTGGAACAAGTCTAGGAGGTCTGAAAGTGGTTGTTCTCAGCTCACCCTGCCGGGCTTTGGCTTCTACAAACCTGGCTTTCTCCCACCACCAAAATCCAGCAGGGGCCATGCCAAGGGCTGGGGCCAGGACCCTGcctgggagcagggctggcgGTGCCACTAGAGGATGCTCTTGGACCAGACACGTCCCCAGCCCAGCACGCTGCCTGGGCCAGCAGGACCTTCCACAGACACACCAGCTTATCTTCAGGTCTGTCTGCACGATTTGCTGCCAGAACTCCAAGCTTTTGTCACTCAGCAGAAATCTAGGGCAACCCTGCTTTCCTGATGGCTTCCTGGTCACTGTTTAAGGCACTAAGTGCGAATGATGGCACCTGGCAAATCTAGGGGCTGCTAGGTTCAGGCAAAGAGCCCAGGTGACGCTGGCAGAGGGGATGTCCCCAGTACTTACTTGTCACATAGAAGTAGATCAGCCGCTCATCTCGACCCACTTTGTTAGAGGCAATACATTTGTACATGGCTGAGACATTGGCCTCCTGGATGGCCAACTTGCTGACTGTCTGGTGGGGAAAGAGAGCAGCAGATGTTAGGAAGGGCAAAAGGGAAAAGTAGGTTTGGTGCTGCTATCTGGCAGACAGCCCTGTGCTGCGAGATGACTGCTCCATGGGCTCAGATGACCTGCTAGCACACCATTTATCCATAAGTGGAAATCAGACTCACAAAACCATCCTGGCTTTTACTACTTCACCCTATTATCTTCTCCCTTTAAATTCCAAGTGTATATAGACACGATCCTAAAAGCTTTCTCATCTCTCTTTCCAGCAAGATTTGTCTAAGACTGGGCACgcagcctggctgctggccTGGGAGCACggctgcaggagatgctgcctcCAAAGGAGCCAGTAAAGGCAGCTGGGGAGCAAGGCTGCCCTCCTCCCAGCTCACACTGAACACACATGGGCTGCCAAGGGTGTTCCAAGCACTCCCCTTAGAGTAGATCTGCAGCTTGAAGCACatgtttcttctcctccctcccagtTAAATGGCGAGGTAATTACATGCAAAGATCCCTCTAATGAGgcaatgtttaaaaatgcaaaaaaaaaaaaaaaaaaaaaaatcaaaccccTACAGGGAAACGACTTTGACTTTACTATTCATCCCATACACTTTGGGATGCATTTCAATTCTAAGTGGCAATATATTAGCTCGTGTTAATCAGAAGGAACAGCCGTTCATTCAGTGCATATTCATTACAGCTGAAGTGACCTAATTACCAGCAGTTTTGAATGCTGCCTTTCCTGTTTCTTGGGGATATTCAATACAGCTGAAGTGACCCTCCTGGTGCTGCTTCTGTGcactgccttcctgccttcttGGGGATTTTCCCTCCAATCTGCACTGTTACATTTGTGCTGGGATTTCTGTTTGACATCATCCTGCACTGTACACACGGTGGCTCAATCTGGCCTTCGTGGCCAGAATAAAAACCAGGGGGATGTGATAAGAGAAgacagaagggagagaaagcagatccctgcctttctttttgGCTGCTTGGGGAGGAGCAGCATGTGCCCCTGCCACCCCCTTGGCAGAGTGACGAACTGCTGGCGGTGCTGGGGAACGGGAAGTGCCTTTGGAGGTGTGTAGGAAAACAGGAAGTGACTTTCGGAAGTGGGGGCCcatttgtttgttctgcatCCCTCTGCAAACAGCCGGTGCCCGGCACCAGCAGGAACAGGAACCGCAGTGCAGCGCAGGGTGCAGACCTTGTAGCTACCAGAAAGAAATGGGCAGTGAGCAGcgcccagctgcctgcaggtcACGCACTGCAACAAGACAGAGATGTTCCTTGCAGTGCAATTGGTACCAAGCTGTACGACCAGCACCATGCCAGACGTGCTGCCTGATCCCAAATGGGATCCCTGTTTCCCACTCCCCGTTCCAAGCCAGGTTTGGGGCTACGGCCTCACCTTGTTCCGTCCCTCCACAAACTCCACCCAGGTGTCGATGCTCTCGATGGGGTTCACTGCGTCCTGTTGTGACACATCTTTCCAGTCCTTGCACTCAGGCATGCGATCTCGCTGATGGCGCCTTGCTGCTCGGTGCCTGCTATTGCTAAGCCAGCAAGAGGAGACAGATGGAGAGAAGGTCACTTGGAAAGAAAGCACCAAAACTGACTTTGTGTCTGAGAACTGATGCTCCTGGCCTCTGACTGCAAAAATTCCTGGGACCCTGGGGTATGTAGTACTAATGTGCTTTAGAATGGTGGTCTGCAATCACTAATGAGGCAAACATCATCTATATATGTGAAAACTGAAGCAGGAAACAGATATTTTTACCCCAGGCAGTGTCTTCACCCCCAGGcctgtgttttcattcattactaaagatggagaaaagaaggagtGAGAACTGTTTGTGTGTGGCATCCCCAAGGAACACAGTGGCACCTCTTTGGGGCTGATGATGGCAACTGGGGAGAAGAGCCCCATCTGCCAAAGACCTGAGATGTTGCGGTTTGCAGGATGATGCTGAAATGAAGGTGGAGCAGGGAGAGCCCAAAAGGTGGCAGAGACAGGGGGAAGCTGACCACCTAGCACAGGGGTAAGGTCACGCACTGGCAGTGCCGACAAAGCGCTTGGCGGGGTGAGCACACTGGTGAGCTATGTAAACAACAGGAAGCCAGAAAGAAGCCTCCTGCATCCTCTGGAGCTCTGCTAGGCAGAAACACAGTGGCCTTGGGAGACAGTGACCATAATTCATGGGCCTTTCTGCTTCCTGACAGGGCCATGGTGCACTCGCATGCAATGGAGAGCACTTTGGTGTTCCAGGCTTGGCAACAACCTACACAGGGCTGCAGGACCTGGCTTCCTCCAGGCACCCCGATGTCCTCCGCCCTGACTACTCTGCCTATGACTCCCCAGcatccttttttcctcttcctgcaaGACCACAGCTAAAAAATGtcactgcagccctgcctgctgctgcccccaCTTCCTAGGGCACAGGCAGTGGGCACGCACCCTTCCTGCCCATCCATCCTGCCTGCACAAACACCCTCCTGGCAAACCATCCCAGCATCTGGCAGGCAGCTGGAGCTTTCCATgcatgcagcagctctgctcccctcccTACCAGCACTTTTGCTTGTTATCACCCACCAGAAGATGCAGTGCCAAGCAAATACAGGGACTTCTGGGTGGGAGAGGGGTgactcacagctgctgtgtcagGGTCTCACCAAGGGGCACTCAAATCTGAGACTGTATCTGGGACACAGCCATGGTCATAAGGAGACCTCAATGCCACACTGGTGGCCTGGCAGGACGTGAGCACTCGGAGAGATGGCACTTACAGGCTGCGTCGAGAGAACATCCGACAGGGCATCCATGGTCTCCACTGCCACTGGATCACCTCTGGTGCTGGGATACCATAGACTGTGCAGGTGAGGGCCTGGGGGCTCCTCCGGGAGTAGATGCTTGGGGAAGAGGTTTCCTTCTCATGGATACGTGGAGGAACTGCAAGCATCAGAAAGACACTGTGAGTGGCCCTGGGCTTAGCTGCTGCATCCCTAGGTCAGGCACAGCCCTCCCCAGGCTGTCTATGGAGACTGGGCACTACAGTGCTACAGCTCCTAGGGCAGCTCCTAGGGAGCTTAGGCCGCCAGGACAGGGCGGGTTATACTTATGCAGATTCAAGTGATGACAattctccttcctctgctggtATGGCTGTCTGgatgctgcagcccccagcacaaggtCACAGAGTCTGCTGGAGACAGATCCCCAAGCAGCAGCGTCCTTCTACTGCTTCTTGCACTGGCACCTGACTTCTCCAACACAATGACCAGTTTCTGCCAGGGGAAAGCCATAGGGCACCCAGAGAACTGCTCCGGCCCCAGGCTCCatgtgtgctgcagccacactGCTCACGATTCTCCATCAGTTAGGATCACTCTCAGCAGAATCCTCAACAGCAGATGGGAAACAGCCCCTGAGCAGGGGtgtgctctgctcagagcagcgGAACCAGGAACACAACTTCATTGTCCTGAGTTCCACTTCTATGGTACACTGCCCACACCACAACTAGCCCTGTAGTAACCAGAGCATCCCTCAGCATTAGGCTGAAGGAGGTGATGTAGGCACCAACTGCTTTAGGAAAGCACCAGGAACTCGGTCTCAGAGCAGCCCAAAGGCCAGTGCTGTGAGCTCAGCGCTCTCCCCCTGGACACAGCCTCTCCCTTACCATTGACAATTAACTGGAGGCTGATACGCTTCTCCAGCCCCACAAGCCTGTTCCTCAGAACCAGCGTGTACGTCCCAGCATGATGCTCTGCCACATCCTTGATCTGCATTGAAGATTGAGATTGCTTGGGAATTAGCTTCCCATCCTTGTACCTGCAGggaggcagagagaaaatgcagcCACGGGGAAGAAGTGTCTCACTAAAGCATGGTCCTCTCTGCAGGGACCCCCAGGCTTTCCCCAGGCCTGAGTCACAGGCTTGTACATTGCTGTGAGGATGAGAGTGTCGTGGCTTTGCCCTGAGCAGGGTTTGTGAGCAAAGCTCCCATCTAGCTCTGGTTGGAGTGCAGCACAATGCAGTGTACAACCTGACCTTAACCACAaacttcccttccttccctccccagctgctgAGCCATGGTGGAACACCCCAAGAACATGGGCAGCCCTTCCATGGATGGGGGAAGGTGATATCTGGGACAATCTTGGCCACAGAGGGACCTAGCAAGGAGGCTGGCCTGGTTTGCCTCCTGGGccaggggagggaggagaagagaaggtgcCTTGGGCCAAGAAAGGTGCGTTACCACTGGAAATCTGGCTGGGGATAAGCCACGACTTTCACCGGCAGCTTCACAGCTTCATCTCCAGCAGTGGCTTCTATCACCGGCCCCTTCCGCCACTCCACGTTGATGAAGGGCTTTTCTGCAAGAGAAGAGGTGAGCGTGGAGGGGAGCGCAAGGAGCCTGGCTGCGGTTCCACGAGGGAGCAGAAGGTGTCTTACCATGCACAATGACATCAGTACTCTCCTCCAGCATCTGGGCGCCGTTGGTGGCAGTGCACGTGTACCTGCCCAGGTCCTGCTGGCTGACGTTGTGCAGGGTCAGGATGCTggagagctctgtgtgtgtctgcagggaCCGGCGCTCAGATTCTATCACTGCTCGCTGCATCTGGTGGCAAAGAACAAGGCATGAAAGGCATCAGAGAGATGGGGTTGTGCAGATGGGCTCCtcacatctgcatttctttctgcctccttCCAGAAAGGTATCTCTACGACTGTGAAGGCAAAGAGCCTCGTGTGATGACCAACCAAAGCTGGGCTGAGAGTTTAGCACTAGTTTGCTTTGATCTGCAGTCCAGTAACTAGATAGGAGCCCTGTAGGTATTCAAACACCACAATGCCTTCAGGGAACTCCAGTGTTTCACTGTTTGCAAGAGTCAGACTCTAccacagaggggaaaaacagaggGGAGGGATCCCCTTGCTGGTGCTTGGTAACTCAAGCTGTGAGGCTGAAACAGCTCCTTTCAAACCAAGGATGTTTGGTCTGTATTTGTACTGGTGGAAGTGAAGCCAGTGTTTGCCCAGAAGTTCCTCAGAGAAATAATGCCTAAGAAAGGAAGATGCTTTCTGCCAGTAGAAGGAGTCTTATCTCTgcctgcttcctgctgcaggagtGGAAAGTGGAAAAGCTCTCTGAGATGGCCAGAGCACGGCACGGTTAGGATCCTGAAGCAGGGCCCTGCCAATGCTGCCAAG encodes:
- the FLT4 gene encoding vascular endothelial growth factor receptor 3 isoform X1, with translation MGKEKLAAGPDVPAFPLFLQPPERCSLFSFPDGQEESDGGNCHCLITARVALHWAARWGAGQLWPCVGIAMGREGTHSPSTGAAWCADLVSSYSMTPPTLSITEEEHIINAKDTLTITCRGQHPLEWSWPGGKVDPSGKEKEMELTASAAPSGGRAIREEDCEGTGTKPYCKVLVLTESQANDTGYYHCYYKYIDAKIEGTTAVSAYIFVRDFEQPFINKPETLLISKKENTWVPCLVSIPDLNVTLISQNSLIHPDRKTIFWDNKKGMQVPTQLIRDSLFVQCETVIDKKVFKSNFFIIHIAGIELYDIQLYPKKAMELLVGEKLVLNCTVWAEFNSGVRFQWTYPGKQMQRAVIESERRSLQTHTELSSILTLHNVSQQDLGRYTCTATNGAQMLEESTDVIVHEKPFINVEWRKGPVIEATAGDEAVKLPVKVVAYPQPDFQWYKDGKLIPKQSQSSMQIKDVAEHHAGTYTLVLRNRLVGLEKRISLQLIVNVPPRIHEKETSSPSIYSRRSPQALTCTVYGIPAPEVIQWQWRPWMPCRMFSRRSLNSRHRAARRHQRDRMPECKDWKDVSQQDAVNPIESIDTWVEFVEGRNKTVSKLAIQEANVSAMYKCIASNKVGRDERLIYFYVTTIPDGFEIESQPSEEPIEGQDLQLSCNADNYTYENLQWYRLNLSKLHDEEGNPLVLDCKNVHHYATKMQGELRFQPDSNDATLLLTIPNISLGEEGDYVCEVQNRKTREKHCHKKYISVQALEIPRLKQNLTDIWVNVSDSIEMRCKVDGNHVPDISWYKDEKLVEEVSGIDLADFNQRLSIQRVREEDAGLYLCSVCNAKGCVNSSASVSVEGSDDKTNVEIVILIGTGVIAVFFWILLILIFCNIKRPAHADIKTGYLSIIMDPDEVPLDEHCERLPYDASKWEFPRDRLRLGKVLGHGAFGKVVEASAFGINKSNSCETVAVKMLKEGATASEQKALMSELKILIHIGHHLNVVNLLGACTKPNGPLMVIVEFCKYGNLSNYLRTKREGFSPYREKSPRLRIQVQSIVEAVRADRRSRSGTSDSALFNRFLMHKSQTAQPIQEVDDLWQSPLTMEDLICYSFQVASGMEFLSSRKCIHRDLAARNILLSENNVVKICDFGLARDIYKDPDYVRKGSARLPLKWMAPESIFDKVYTTQSDVWSFGVLLWEIFSLGASPYPGVQINEEFCQRLKDGTRMRAPEYATAEIYRIMLSCWHGDPKERPTFSDLVEILGNLLQENVQQEGKDYIPLNDSHSSEDDGFSQVPSSAQQNSDEEDFDMRIRCHSLAARYYNCVSFPGCLTGGNQIRCSSRIKTFEEFPMTHTMYKAHPDNQTDSGMVLASEEFERIENRHRKEGGFSSKGPNRTAELSAEQSDLRGRCRPSYGSQVGGQTFYNSEYGELSEHSEDGSCTPPAEGASPPALHASFFSEQY
- the FLT4 gene encoding vascular endothelial growth factor receptor 3 isoform X2, producing MKRVCTLPLWLWLGIVSEADLVSSYSMTPPTLSITEEEHIINAKDTLTITCRGQHPLEWSWPGGKVDPSGKEKEMELTASAAPSGGRAIREEDCEGTGTKPYCKVLVLTESQANDTGYYHCYYKYIDAKIEGTTAVSAYIFVRDFEQPFINKPETLLISKKENTWVPCLVSIPDLNVTLISQNSLIHPDRKTIFWDNKKGMQVPTQLIRDSLFVQCETVIDKKVFKSNFFIIHIAGIELYDIQLYPKKAMELLVGEKLVLNCTVWAEFNSGVRFQWTYPGKQMQRAVIESERRSLQTHTELSSILTLHNVSQQDLGRYTCTATNGAQMLEESTDVIVHEKPFINVEWRKGPVIEATAGDEAVKLPVKVVAYPQPDFQWYKDGKLIPKQSQSSMQIKDVAEHHAGTYTLVLRNRLVGLEKRISLQLIVNVPPRIHEKETSSPSIYSRRSPQALTCTVYGIPAPEVIQWQWRPWMPCRMFSRRSLNSRHRAARRHQRDRMPECKDWKDVSQQDAVNPIESIDTWVEFVEGRNKTVSKLAIQEANVSAMYKCIASNKVGRDERLIYFYVTTIPDGFEIESQPSEEPIEGQDLQLSCNADNYTYENLQWYRLNLSKLHDEEGNPLVLDCKNVHHYATKMQGELRFQPDSNDATLLLTIPNISLGEEGDYVCEVQNRKTREKHCHKKYISVQALEIPRLKQNLTDIWVNVSDSIEMRCKVDGNHVPDISWYKDEKLVEEVSGIDLADFNQRLSIQRVREEDAGLYLCSVCNAKGCVNSSASVSVEGSDDKTNVEIVILIGTGVIAVFFWILLILIFCNIKRPAHADIKTGYLSIIMDPDEVPLDEHCERLPYDASKWEFPRDRLRLGKVLGHGAFGKVVEASAFGINKSNSCETVAVKMLKEGATASEQKALMSELKILIHIGHHLNVVNLLGACTKPNGPLMVIVEFCKYGNLSNYLRTKREGFSPYREKSPRLRIQVQSIVEAVRADRRSRSGTSDSALFNRFLMHKSQTAQPIQEVDDLWQSPLTMEDLICYSFQVASGMEFLSSRKCIHRDLAARNILLSENNVVKICDFGLARDIYKDPDYVRKGSARLPLKWMAPESIFDKVYTTQSDVWSFGVLLWEIFSLGASPYPGVQINEEFCQRLKDGTRMRAPEYATAEIYRIMLSCWHGDPKERPTFSDLVEILGNLLQENVQQEGKDYIPLNDSHSSEDDGFSQVPSSAQQNSDEEDFDMRIRCHSLAASRYYNCVSFPGCLTGGNQIRCSSRIKTFEEFPMTHTMYKAHPDNQTDSGMVLASEEFERIENRHRKEGGFSSKGPNRTAELSAEQSDLRGRCRPSYGSQVGGQTFYNSEYGELSEHSEDGSCTPPAEGASPPALHASFFSEQY